Genomic DNA from candidate division WOR-3 bacterium:
AATGCAGATTCCGCTGGCAATAGATGCTACGGCGGAAAAGAAAAAAACGTCCTTGTCACATGTAAAGATTTGACCCCGAACTTAATTTTGCTCCGTCATTGACATTTTGAACGGAATGACTATCCTTGAATCGAATCATGGTGGAAACATCAGAGCCACTATTGTGCCGGGGCGTGGACATCGACCGCCATCGGTAGAGGAGCATGAGGAATTATTCTACTGGTTTCTCGAACAAAAGCGTCATGAATAGCGGTTCCTTGAAAGAATATTTTGACGCGAATAAGCAACTCTGGAACGGCTTGGTGTCGATCAACAAAGACTCGAAGATGTATGACCTGGAAGGCTTCAAAAAAGGAAAAAGTTCGCTCAACTTCATTGAACGGGAAGAACTGGGCGATATTTCAGGCAAGGCATTGCTGCACCTGCAGTGTCACTTCGGCATGGATACATTGTCCTGGGCGCGGATGGGCGCTCAAGTGACTGGTGTTGACTTTTCAGAGAATGCAATACAACTTGCCGAATCACTTTCAGAAGAACTGGCTATCAAAGCCCGTTTCATTCAGAGTAACATCTACGAGTCCCGTGACGTGCTTGAAGAAGAATTCGATATCGTATACACATCATACGGTGTTCTGTGCTGGCTGCCCGACCTTACGGAATGGGGCAGGATCATTCACCATTTCCTTAAAGAAAATGGCACTTTCTACATAGTTGAAT
This window encodes:
- a CDS encoding class I SAM-dependent methyltransferase, giving the protein MNSGSLKEYFDANKQLWNGLVSINKDSKMYDLEGFKKGKSSLNFIEREELGDISGKALLHLQCHFGMDTLSWARMGAQVTGVDFSENAIQLAESLSEELAIKARFIQSNIYESRDVLEEEFDIVYTSYGVLCWLPDLTEWGRIIHHFLKENGTFYIVEFHPLRSMFDEAGKMKEAYFHSEMPIRCEGGGSYADPTAQIHHVTYEWLHSLADVVNALIAAGLRIEFLHEFPFSVYGDCPWLEQREDNLWYHENKEIKVPMTFSIKARKDHLR